Proteins encoded in a region of the Lepeophtheirus salmonis chromosome 6, UVic_Lsal_1.4, whole genome shotgun sequence genome:
- the Atg14 gene encoding beclin 1-associated autophagy-related key regulator isoform X1 — protein sequence MMQFMTLVKMLYCLEYSFLLTMEVSNNSQLLKRVRSDRCLCPLCYNPRATFYCYECIKFGDFSHSNPLKNEILAEKRVKLKGFSLKSSKFYQTIREKLSESNEYFILSENKRLVELRIRYLKEIIAEKRKKCESLKEASDQISTFNSKRRLRLPQFSSRTKKMGEYFVTCVLKADKLRLRLQELQSSIAPLRIKHLQDLVKLIFPIERICRTINKDELDEDHNEVADILAEAMRTSFVHGRWITANSDNSEEIQYRIVNPTLPSTGNYTSYYHYGAGDDQVVMIAPCSSPDASEVSLIAGLSYVVQLVKLIALFTDVILPQKISLSDFHSTSPCSNEYRFARRVASLNCNVVYLLCSIDDEFIIHDPLRTLQNIHSFMLHLENYPDSRLSVFNDQQIKKPEVLVSLIQKIFMEVSKVVPEEGHSSNGEECDAKEFKDSDIDDDWISVPDIDSNRMKTLSPSPVSNIVTSLLRGFSGGSST from the exons atgatgcaatttatgacgttagTGAAAATGCTATACTGTCTCGAATACTCATTCT tATTGACAATGGAAGTATCCAATAATTCACAACTGTTAAAACGTGTTCGAAGTGATCGATGTCTCTGTCCTCTCTGCTACAATCCAAGAGCCACCTTCTATTGTTATGAATGTATTAAATTCGGAGATTTTTCTCATTCAAATCccttaaaaaatgagattttagcggAGAAAAGAGTCAAGCTGAAGGGATTCTCTCTcaaatcatccaaattttatcAAACCATTAGGGAAAAGTTGTCTGAAAGTAACGAGTACTTTATTCTATCCGAGAATAAACGCCTTGTGGAACTACGGATTCGTTATTTGAAGGAAATCATTGCTGAAAAAAG AAAAAAATGTGAGAGTTTAAAAGAAGCGTCAGATCAAATTTCCACGTTTAACTCCAAAAGAAGGCTAAGATTGCCTCAATTTTCTAGTCGTACAAAAAAAATGGGAGAATATTTTGTAACTTGTGTCTTAAAAGCTGATAAACTACGACTTCGCCTCCAGGAGTTACAGTCCTCAATTGCTCCATTAAGAATTAAACATTTACAAGATTtagtcaaattgatttttcctATAGAAAGGATATGTCGTACGATAAATAAG GACGAATTAGATGAAGATCACAATGAAGTAGCAGATATATTAGCTGAGGCAATGCGCACATCCTTTGTACATGGACGATGGATCACCGCTAATTCAGATAATTCCGAAGAAATCCAATATCGTATAGTGAATCCTACTCTTCCGTCCACGGGCAATTACACTTCTTACTATCACTATGGTGCAGGAGATGATCAAGTCGTCATGATTGCTCCTTGTTCATCACCGGATGCTTCTGAAGTTTCCTTGATAGCTGGGCTTTCATATGTAGTGCAACTAGTTAAACTGATTGCCTTATTTACTGACGTTAttcttcctcaaaaaatatctcTTTCGGATTTCCATTCTACTTCGCCTTGCTCCAATGAATATCGATTCGCGCGTCGTGTAGCATCTTTGAATTGTAATGTAGTTTATCTTTTATGTTCTATTGATGATGAATTTATTATCCATGATCCGCTGAGGaccttacaaaatattcattctttcATGCTACACTTAGAAAACTATCCAGATAGTAGATTAAGTGTTTTTAACgatcaacaaattaaaaaacccGAGGTATTGGTCtcacttattcaaaaaatatttatggaagtGAGCAAAGTAGTGCCCGAAGAgggacattcttcaaatggtgaGGAGTGTGATGCTAAAGAATTCAAAGACAGTGATATTGATGATGATTGGATATCTGTTCCAGATATTGATTCGAATAGAATGAAAACTCTGTCACCCTCACCAGTTTCTAATATTGTTACGTCGCTCCTTCGCGGCTTTTCTGGTGGTTCTTCCACCTAA
- the Atg14 gene encoding beclin 1-associated autophagy-related key regulator isoform X2, whose amino-acid sequence MEVSNNSQLLKRVRSDRCLCPLCYNPRATFYCYECIKFGDFSHSNPLKNEILAEKRVKLKGFSLKSSKFYQTIREKLSESNEYFILSENKRLVELRIRYLKEIIAEKRKKCESLKEASDQISTFNSKRRLRLPQFSSRTKKMGEYFVTCVLKADKLRLRLQELQSSIAPLRIKHLQDLVKLIFPIERICRTINKDELDEDHNEVADILAEAMRTSFVHGRWITANSDNSEEIQYRIVNPTLPSTGNYTSYYHYGAGDDQVVMIAPCSSPDASEVSLIAGLSYVVQLVKLIALFTDVILPQKISLSDFHSTSPCSNEYRFARRVASLNCNVVYLLCSIDDEFIIHDPLRTLQNIHSFMLHLENYPDSRLSVFNDQQIKKPEVLVSLIQKIFMEVSKVVPEEGHSSNGEECDAKEFKDSDIDDDWISVPDIDSNRMKTLSPSPVSNIVTSLLRGFSGGSST is encoded by the exons ATGGAAGTATCCAATAATTCACAACTGTTAAAACGTGTTCGAAGTGATCGATGTCTCTGTCCTCTCTGCTACAATCCAAGAGCCACCTTCTATTGTTATGAATGTATTAAATTCGGAGATTTTTCTCATTCAAATCccttaaaaaatgagattttagcggAGAAAAGAGTCAAGCTGAAGGGATTCTCTCTcaaatcatccaaattttatcAAACCATTAGGGAAAAGTTGTCTGAAAGTAACGAGTACTTTATTCTATCCGAGAATAAACGCCTTGTGGAACTACGGATTCGTTATTTGAAGGAAATCATTGCTGAAAAAAG AAAAAAATGTGAGAGTTTAAAAGAAGCGTCAGATCAAATTTCCACGTTTAACTCCAAAAGAAGGCTAAGATTGCCTCAATTTTCTAGTCGTACAAAAAAAATGGGAGAATATTTTGTAACTTGTGTCTTAAAAGCTGATAAACTACGACTTCGCCTCCAGGAGTTACAGTCCTCAATTGCTCCATTAAGAATTAAACATTTACAAGATTtagtcaaattgatttttcctATAGAAAGGATATGTCGTACGATAAATAAG GACGAATTAGATGAAGATCACAATGAAGTAGCAGATATATTAGCTGAGGCAATGCGCACATCCTTTGTACATGGACGATGGATCACCGCTAATTCAGATAATTCCGAAGAAATCCAATATCGTATAGTGAATCCTACTCTTCCGTCCACGGGCAATTACACTTCTTACTATCACTATGGTGCAGGAGATGATCAAGTCGTCATGATTGCTCCTTGTTCATCACCGGATGCTTCTGAAGTTTCCTTGATAGCTGGGCTTTCATATGTAGTGCAACTAGTTAAACTGATTGCCTTATTTACTGACGTTAttcttcctcaaaaaatatctcTTTCGGATTTCCATTCTACTTCGCCTTGCTCCAATGAATATCGATTCGCGCGTCGTGTAGCATCTTTGAATTGTAATGTAGTTTATCTTTTATGTTCTATTGATGATGAATTTATTATCCATGATCCGCTGAGGaccttacaaaatattcattctttcATGCTACACTTAGAAAACTATCCAGATAGTAGATTAAGTGTTTTTAACgatcaacaaattaaaaaacccGAGGTATTGGTCtcacttattcaaaaaatatttatggaagtGAGCAAAGTAGTGCCCGAAGAgggacattcttcaaatggtgaGGAGTGTGATGCTAAAGAATTCAAAGACAGTGATATTGATGATGATTGGATATCTGTTCCAGATATTGATTCGAATAGAATGAAAACTCTGTCACCCTCACCAGTTTCTAATATTGTTACGTCGCTCCTTCGCGGCTTTTCTGGTGGTTCTTCCACCTAA